In Clupea harengus chromosome 1, Ch_v2.0.2, whole genome shotgun sequence, one DNA window encodes the following:
- the LOC105898650 gene encoding ATP synthase F(0) complex subunit C2, mitochondrial-like, with product MYACAKLVSTPALVRAGSRALLCRPFSASVLSRPHARAGEASIALVPKSPMSLGALRSFQTSSVSRDINTAAKFIGAGAATVGVAGSGAGIGTVFGSLIMGYARNPSLKQQLFSYAILGFALSEAIGLFCLMVAFLILFAM from the coding sequence ATGTATGCTTGTGCAAAGTTGGTCTCCACGCCTGCACTGGTCCGTGCTGGATCCAGGGCCCTGCTGTGCAGACCCTTCTCTGCCTCCGTGCTCTCCAGACCACATGCCAGAGCAGGAGAGGCTAGCATAGCCCTTGTTCCAAAGAGCCCCATGTCCCTGGGTGCACTGCGGAGCTTCCAGACTAGCTCGGTGAGCCGGGATATCAACACCGCCGCCAAATTCATTGGTGCTGGAGCTGCCACCGTGGGAGTGGCAGGATCTGGAGCTGGAATCGGGACTGTGTTCGGCAGCCTCATCATGGGTTATGCCAGGAACCCCTCTCTGAAACAGCAGCTCTTCTCCTATGCTATCCTGGGGTTCGCCCTGTCTGAGGCCATAGGTCTGTTCTGTCTGATGGTGGCTTTCCTCATCCTGTTCGCCATGTAA